In Streptomyces sp. NBC_00433, a single genomic region encodes these proteins:
- a CDS encoding cellulose binding domain-containing protein, translated as MPRGRPIRTRTRRLLTALTAALALPLGLTMATGSGVAHAAGLQCSVDYSTNDWGSGFTANTKITNLGTAAISGWTLTYSYAGNQTLQSGWNGTWSQSGKAVTVKSLDWNKTIAPSGNVTASANFNYSGTNAAPTSFTVNGTVCGGAHQPPLPVLTSPTSGATFSAGATIPLAATAVAADSATITKVEFYSDTTLLGTDTTSPYSVNWASVPAGDYSVYAKAYDSLGASAESTPVGIHVASGPAIVASPTTVSVQQGKTGTFGVKLSGAPSANVTVAVARTAGNSSLSVQSGASLTFTPSNWSTAQTVTVAAASTGTGSATFSATATGYSTAAVTVNEISATGGDYAARFLSLYGKITDPSSGYFSPEGIPYHSVETLIVEAPDYGHETTSEAYSYMIWLQAMYGQVSGDWSKFNASWAIMEKYMIPTHADQPTNSFYNASSPATYAPEHALPSDYPSQLDSSVKSGVDPIAGELKSAYGTDDIYGMHWLQDVDNIYGYGDTPGGGCELGPTADGPSYINTFQRGEQESVWETVPQPTCDAFKYGGKNGYLDLFTGDSAYSQQWKYTDAPDADARAIQAAYWADTWAKAQGKGADVAATVAKAGKMGDYLRYSFFDKYFKKIGNCTSPTSCPAGTGKDSEHYLLSWYYAWGGSSGSGGGWAWRIGDGASHFGYQNPLAAYALTTDSAMAPKSATGKQDWTTSLSRQLEFYTWLQSSEGAIAGGATNSWNGSYGTPPAGTPTFYGMAYDWEPVYHDPPSNQWFGMQAWSMERVAEYYQQTGDAKAKAVLDKWVTWAISQTTINSDGTFKIPSDLQWSGAPDTWNASSPGSNSGLHVTVSAYGNDLGVAAAYAKTLSYYAAKSGNTAAKTTAKALLDSMWGKYQDPLGIATPETRTDFNRFDDPVYVPSSFSGTMPNGDKINSSSTFIELRSFYKNDPNWSKVQAYLNGGNAPSFTYHRFWAQADIAMAMGAYGLLFGE; from the coding sequence ATGCCCCGAGGAAGACCGATCAGAACGCGGACCAGGCGACTGCTGACCGCGCTGACCGCCGCGCTCGCCCTGCCGCTCGGCCTGACCATGGCCACCGGCAGCGGAGTCGCGCACGCGGCCGGCCTGCAGTGCAGCGTCGACTACTCGACCAATGACTGGGGTTCCGGTTTCACCGCGAACACCAAGATCACCAACCTCGGCACCGCCGCGATCAGCGGCTGGACACTGACGTACTCCTACGCCGGCAACCAGACTCTGCAGAGCGGCTGGAACGGCACCTGGTCGCAGTCCGGCAAGGCAGTCACTGTCAAGTCACTGGACTGGAACAAGACAATCGCGCCCAGCGGGAACGTCACCGCGAGTGCCAACTTCAACTACAGCGGCACCAATGCCGCGCCGACCAGTTTCACCGTGAACGGCACGGTCTGCGGGGGCGCGCACCAGCCGCCGCTGCCGGTGCTCACCAGCCCCACCTCCGGCGCGACCTTCAGCGCGGGCGCCACCATCCCGCTGGCCGCTACCGCGGTCGCCGCGGACTCGGCGACCATCACCAAGGTCGAGTTCTACAGCGACACCACGCTGCTGGGCACCGACACCACCTCGCCCTACTCGGTCAACTGGGCCTCGGTGCCCGCAGGTGACTACTCGGTCTACGCCAAGGCCTACGACAGCCTCGGCGCCTCCGCGGAGTCCACCCCGGTGGGCATCCACGTCGCGAGCGGCCCGGCGATCGTCGCCTCGCCGACGACCGTGTCCGTGCAGCAGGGCAAGACCGGCACCTTCGGCGTGAAGCTGTCCGGCGCCCCTTCGGCCAACGTGACGGTCGCCGTGGCGCGCACCGCGGGCAACAGCTCGCTGAGCGTCCAGTCCGGGGCCAGCCTCACCTTCACCCCGTCGAACTGGTCGACCGCGCAGACCGTCACCGTCGCGGCCGCTTCCACCGGTACGGGCTCGGCGACCTTCTCGGCGACCGCGACCGGCTACAGCACCGCGGCCGTCACGGTCAATGAGATCAGCGCGACCGGCGGCGACTACGCCGCGCGGTTCCTGTCGCTCTACGGGAAGATCACCGACCCGTCCAGCGGCTACTTCTCACCCGAGGGCATTCCCTACCACTCGGTCGAGACGCTGATCGTCGAGGCGCCGGACTACGGTCACGAGACCACGTCCGAGGCGTACTCGTACATGATCTGGCTGCAGGCGATGTACGGCCAGGTCAGCGGCGACTGGAGCAAGTTCAACGCGTCCTGGGCGATCATGGAGAAGTACATGATCCCCACGCACGCCGACCAGCCGACGAACAGCTTCTACAACGCCAGCTCGCCGGCCACCTACGCCCCCGAGCACGCGTTGCCGTCCGACTACCCGTCGCAGCTCGACAGCAGCGTCAAGTCCGGCGTCGACCCGATCGCGGGCGAGCTGAAGTCGGCCTACGGCACGGACGACATCTACGGCATGCACTGGCTCCAGGACGTGGACAACATCTACGGCTACGGTGACACGCCCGGTGGCGGCTGCGAGCTGGGCCCGACGGCCGACGGCCCGTCGTACATCAACACCTTCCAGCGCGGTGAGCAGGAGTCGGTGTGGGAGACCGTGCCGCAGCCGACCTGCGACGCGTTCAAGTACGGCGGCAAGAACGGCTACCTGGACCTGTTCACCGGGGACTCCGCCTACTCGCAGCAGTGGAAGTACACCGACGCACCCGACGCCGACGCGCGCGCGATCCAGGCCGCCTACTGGGCGGACACCTGGGCCAAGGCGCAGGGCAAGGGCGCTGACGTGGCGGCCACCGTCGCCAAGGCCGGCAAGATGGGCGACTACCTGCGGTACTCGTTCTTCGACAAGTACTTCAAGAAGATCGGCAACTGCACCAGCCCGACCTCGTGCCCGGCCGGCACCGGCAAGGACAGCGAGCACTACCTGCTGTCCTGGTACTACGCCTGGGGCGGCTCGTCCGGCTCCGGCGGCGGCTGGGCCTGGCGGATCGGTGACGGCGCCTCGCACTTCGGCTACCAGAACCCGCTGGCTGCCTACGCGCTGACCACCGACTCGGCCATGGCGCCGAAGTCGGCCACCGGCAAGCAGGACTGGACCACCAGCCTGAGCCGGCAGCTGGAGTTCTACACCTGGCTGCAGTCCTCCGAGGGCGCCATCGCCGGTGGCGCCACCAACAGCTGGAACGGCTCCTACGGCACGCCCCCGGCCGGCACGCCCACCTTCTACGGGATGGCGTACGACTGGGAGCCCGTCTACCACGACCCGCCGTCGAACCAGTGGTTCGGCATGCAGGCCTGGTCGATGGAAAGGGTCGCGGAGTACTACCAGCAGACCGGTGACGCCAAGGCCAAGGCCGTCCTCGACAAGTGGGTGACCTGGGCGATCTCCCAGACCACCATCAACTCGGACGGCACCTTCAAGATCCCGTCCGACCTCCAGTGGTCCGGTGCGCCGGACACCTGGAACGCGAGCAGCCCGGGCAGCAACTCCGGCCTGCACGTGACGGTCTCGGCCTACGGCAACGACCTGGGCGTCGCGGCGGCCTACGCCAAGACGCTGTCCTACTACGCCGCCAAGTCCGGCAACACCGCGGCCAAGACCACGGCCAAGGCGCTGCTCGACAGCATGTGGGGCAAGTACCAGGACCCGCTGGGCATCGCCACCCCCGAGACGCGGACCGACTTCAACCGGTTCGACGACCCGGTCTACGTGCCGTCCAGCTTCTCCGGCACGATGCCCAACGGCGACAAGATCAACTCGTCCTCCACCTTCATCGAGCTGCGGTCCTTCTACAAGAACGACCCCAACTGGTCCAAGGTGCAGGCCTACCTCAACGGCGGTAACGCGCCGAGCTTCACCTATCACCGCTTCTGGGCCCAGGCGGACATCGCGATGGCGATGGGTGCCTACGGCTTGCTCTTCGGCGAGTGA
- a CDS encoding N-acetylmuramoyl-L-alanine amidase, giving the protein MATPMSADQFLAALKAEGVTVAEHPGWRTHNRAGHGPWGPVNGVVIHHTGGQAPSDAGVVWGGRADLPGPLAHSYLAKSGVVTMTGNGRTNHAGGGDPAVLAAVVGDSYGSRPPATGFHEGSPGATDGNAHFYGLEISNWGDGKDPYPAAQHQAAVRWAAALCRHHGWSEKSVIAHAEWSDQKKDPSFDIVHFRAEVKAQLALHPGQTPAAKAGAPKAHKAAQPAHQPFPGAEWFTTGRKSPVVAAMHKRLVAVGCDRYQSGAHPDVVGSGDIASYEAWQAKYSKAHHKAWTGAALKWPPGKESWDALHVPKTV; this is encoded by the coding sequence ATGGCCACTCCGATGTCCGCGGACCAATTCCTCGCCGCGCTCAAGGCCGAGGGCGTCACCGTCGCCGAGCACCCCGGCTGGCGCACCCACAACCGTGCCGGGCACGGCCCCTGGGGGCCGGTGAACGGCGTGGTGATCCACCACACCGGGGGCCAGGCGCCCAGCGACGCCGGTGTCGTCTGGGGCGGCCGCGCCGACCTGCCGGGACCGCTGGCGCACAGCTACCTCGCCAAGTCCGGAGTCGTCACGATGACCGGCAACGGGCGGACCAACCACGCCGGCGGCGGCGACCCGGCGGTGCTGGCCGCCGTGGTCGGCGACTCCTACGGCAGCAGGCCGCCCGCCACGGGATTCCACGAGGGCTCCCCCGGTGCGACCGACGGGAACGCGCACTTCTACGGCCTGGAGATCAGCAACTGGGGGGACGGGAAGGACCCTTACCCGGCGGCGCAGCACCAGGCCGCGGTGAGGTGGGCGGCGGCCCTCTGCCGCCACCACGGGTGGAGCGAGAAGTCCGTCATCGCGCACGCCGAGTGGAGCGACCAGAAGAAGGACCCCTCCTTCGACATCGTCCACTTCCGCGCCGAGGTGAAGGCGCAACTCGCCCTCCACCCCGGCCAGACCCCCGCCGCGAAGGCCGGCGCCCCCAAGGCGCACAAAGCCGCCCAGCCGGCCCACCAGCCCTTCCCGGGCGCCGAGTGGTTCACCACGGGCCGCAAGTCGCCCGTCGTGGCCGCCATGCACAAGCGCCTGGTCGCCGTCGGCTGCGACCGCTACCAGTCGGGCGCCCACCCCGACGTCGTCGGCAGCGGCGACATCGCCTCCTACGAGGCCTGGCAGGCGAAATACTCCAAGGCCCACCACAAGGCCTGGACCGGCGCCGCCCTGAAGTGGCCTCCCGGCAAGGAGTCCTGGGACGCGCTCCACGTCCCGAAGACGGTGTGA
- the orn gene encoding oligoribonuclease, protein MNDRMVWIDCEMTGLSLAHDALVEVAALVTDSELNVLGEGVDIVIRPPAEALDTMPDVVRQMHTASGLLEELAGGVALAEAEEIVLDYVRAQVAEPRKAPLCGNSVSTDRGFLARDMPTLEQHLHYRIVDVSSIKELARRWYPRAYFNSPDKNGNHRALADIRESIAELRYYREAVFVPQPGPDTDTARSIAARHVVR, encoded by the coding sequence ATGAACGACCGGATGGTGTGGATCGACTGTGAGATGACCGGGCTGTCGCTGGCGCACGACGCGCTGGTCGAGGTGGCGGCGCTGGTCACCGACTCGGAGCTGAACGTGCTCGGCGAGGGGGTGGACATCGTCATCCGCCCGCCCGCCGAGGCGCTCGACACGATGCCGGACGTGGTCCGCCAGATGCACACCGCCTCGGGCCTGCTGGAGGAGCTGGCCGGCGGAGTGGCGCTGGCCGAGGCCGAGGAGATCGTGCTCGACTACGTACGGGCGCAGGTCGCCGAGCCGCGCAAGGCGCCGCTGTGCGGGAATTCGGTGTCCACCGACCGCGGTTTCCTGGCCCGCGACATGCCCACCCTCGAGCAGCACCTGCACTACCGCATCGTGGACGTCTCCTCGATCAAGGAGCTGGCCCGCCGCTGGTATCCCCGGGCGTACTTCAACAGCCCGGACAAGAACGGCAACCACCGGGCGCTGGCCGACATCCGCGAGTCCATCGCCGAGCTGCGCTATTACCGCGAGGCCGTCTTCGTCCCCCAGCCGGGCCCGGACACCGACACGGCCCGCTCGATCGCCGCCCGCCACGTCGTGCGATGA
- a CDS encoding helix-turn-helix domain-containing protein → MSQESGSGTATESPSQAASASPRAIRKLSARRRPEVVAVLLFSGGPIFESSIPLSVFGIDRQDAGVPRYRLLVCAGEDGPLRTTGGLELTAPYGLEALSRAGTVVVPTWRSISQAPPPEALEAIRKAHEEGARIIGLCTGAFVLAAAGLLDGRPATTHWMYAPTLAKRYPSVHVDPRELFVDDGDVLTSAGTAAGIDLCLHVVRTDHGGEAAAALARRLVVPPRRADWQTGQRHLDRSLPEEIGADPLAEVVAWALEHLHEQFDVEALAARAYMSRRTFDRRFRSLTGSAPLQWLITQRVLQAQRLLETSDYSVDEVAGRCGFRSPVALRGHFRRQLGSSPASYRAAYRARRPQDDQERPTVPAELAALRRTTGVPIAAGHGPVSQVLTAPGKPDGDAFATRVPEQPGRGDPADGPGRGRLRAGRGVGAALPGPRDRPVG, encoded by the coding sequence ATGAGCCAGGAGTCCGGTTCCGGTACGGCGACGGAGAGTCCGTCGCAAGCAGCTTCGGCATCACCTCGCGCCATCCGTAAGCTCTCCGCGCGCCGGCGGCCCGAAGTGGTCGCCGTGCTGCTCTTCAGCGGTGGCCCGATCTTCGAGAGTTCCATACCGCTGTCCGTCTTCGGCATAGACCGCCAGGACGCGGGGGTGCCCCGCTACCGGCTGCTGGTCTGCGCCGGCGAGGACGGGCCGCTGCGGACCACCGGCGGTCTCGAACTGACCGCGCCCTACGGCCTGGAAGCGCTCTCCCGGGCCGGCACGGTCGTGGTGCCGACCTGGCGGTCGATCTCCCAGGCGCCGCCGCCCGAGGCCCTGGAGGCGATCCGCAAGGCCCACGAGGAGGGCGCCAGGATCATCGGCCTGTGCACCGGCGCCTTCGTGCTGGCCGCGGCCGGCCTGCTCGACGGCAGGCCCGCCACCACGCACTGGATGTACGCGCCCACGCTCGCCAAGCGCTACCCCTCGGTCCATGTGGACCCCAGGGAGCTGTTCGTGGACGACGGCGACGTCCTGACGTCGGCCGGCACCGCGGCCGGAATCGACCTGTGCCTGCACGTGGTGCGCACCGACCACGGCGGCGAGGCGGCCGCCGCGCTGGCCCGGCGGCTGGTCGTACCGCCGCGGCGGGCCGACTGGCAGACCGGGCAGCGGCACCTCGACAGGTCTTTACCCGAGGAGATCGGCGCCGACCCGCTGGCCGAGGTCGTCGCCTGGGCGCTGGAGCACCTGCACGAGCAGTTCGACGTCGAGGCGCTGGCCGCGCGCGCCTACATGAGCCGGCGGACCTTCGACCGCAGGTTCAGGTCGCTGACCGGCAGCGCGCCGCTGCAGTGGCTGATCACCCAGCGGGTGCTGCAGGCGCAGCGGCTGCTGGAGACGTCGGACTACTCGGTGGACGAGGTCGCGGGCCGCTGCGGCTTCCGCTCCCCGGTCGCGCTGCGCGGCCACTTCCGCCGGCAGCTCGGGTCCTCCCCCGCGTCCTACCGGGCCGCCTACCGGGCCCGCAGGCCGCAGGACGACCAGGAGCGGCCGACGGTGCCCGCCGAGCTGGCCGCGCTGCGCCGCACCACGGGCGTGCCCATCGCCGCCGGGCACGGGCCGGTCTCCCAGGTGCTGACGGCGCCCGGGAAGCCGGACGGTGACGCCTTCGCCACCCGGGTGCCCGAGCAGCCCGGCAGGGGCGATCCCGCGGACGGTCCCGGGCGCGGCCGGCTGCGTGCCGGACGCGGTGTGGGCGCCGCTCTGCCGGGACCGCGTGATCGCCCCGTAGGGTGA
- a CDS encoding universal stress protein — MAGHDFPEPADRRPLAESAALPEQAPALSHACDPAFRHGVVVGFDGSVSSERALSYAIGMARRTHSALIIVHVANRLPATVWAGCEPPVFVDVPDHRTEVLGLELACADHLTEISWVLVERGGDICHELEEVGREYEADAIVVGGTHGLAGRIFGSVAGRLARRAQRPVVVIP, encoded by the coding sequence ATGGCCGGTCATGACTTCCCCGAGCCCGCCGATCGCAGGCCGCTCGCCGAATCGGCGGCACTGCCCGAGCAGGCCCCAGCACTGAGCCACGCCTGTGATCCCGCCTTCCGGCACGGCGTCGTGGTGGGCTTCGACGGTTCCGTTTCCAGCGAGCGCGCGCTGTCCTACGCCATCGGCATGGCACGCAGGACGCATTCCGCGCTGATCATCGTGCACGTCGCCAACAGGCTGCCGGCCACCGTGTGGGCGGGCTGCGAGCCGCCCGTCTTCGTCGACGTCCCCGACCACCGCACCGAGGTCCTCGGCTTGGAGCTGGCCTGCGCGGACCACCTCACCGAAATCTCCTGGGTGCTTGTCGAGCGCGGCGGCGACATCTGCCACGAGCTGGAGGAGGTCGGCCGGGAGTACGAGGCCGACGCGATCGTGGTCGGCGGCACCCACGGGCTGGCCGGGCGGATCTTCGGCTCGGTCGCCGGGCGGCTGGCCCGGCGGGCGCAGCGGCCGGTAGTGGTCATTCCGTAG
- the glmS gene encoding glutamine--fructose-6-phosphate transaminase (isomerizing): MCGIVGYIGKRDVAPLLLEGLQRLEYRGYDSAGVVITGKSGELRTVKAKGRVRELESRIPKRFSGTTGIAHTRWATHGAPSDVNAHPHLDMEEKVAVVHNGIIDNASELRARLSAEGIVFASETDTEVLAHLIARSAAETLEKKVSEALRSVEGTYGIAVLHQDFPGRIVVARNGSPVVLGIGEKEMFVASDVAALVAHTRQVVTLGDGEMATLKADDFRTYTTEGSQTTATPTTVEWEAESYDMGGHDTYMHKEIFEQAEAVDRVLRGRIDDRFATVHLGGLNLDAREARGVRRIKILGCGTSYHAGQIGAGLIEELARIPADAEPASEFRYRNPVVDPDTLYVAVSQSGETYDVLAAVQELKRKGARVLGVVNVVGSAIAREADGGTYVHAGPEVCVVSTKCFTNTVVAFALLALHLGRVRDLSVTDGKRIIEGLRRLPAQIEEILKTEPEIKQLAKSYADARSMLFIGRVRGYPVAREASLKLKEVSYIHAEAYPASELKHGPLALIDPSMPTVAIVPDDDLLEKNRAALEEIKARSGRILAVAHQEQEKADHTIVVPKNEDELDPILMGIPLQLFAYHTALALGRDIDKPRNLAKSVTVE, translated from the coding sequence ATGTGCGGAATCGTCGGATACATCGGCAAGCGCGACGTGGCGCCGCTGCTGCTTGAGGGGCTGCAGCGGCTGGAGTACCGCGGCTACGACTCGGCCGGCGTCGTCATCACCGGCAAGTCGGGCGAGCTGCGTACGGTCAAGGCCAAGGGCCGGGTACGCGAGCTGGAGTCGCGCATCCCGAAGCGCTTCTCCGGCACCACCGGCATCGCCCACACCCGCTGGGCCACCCACGGGGCACCCAGCGACGTCAACGCGCACCCGCACCTGGACATGGAGGAGAAGGTCGCGGTGGTCCACAACGGGATCATCGACAACGCCTCCGAGCTGCGCGCCCGGCTGTCCGCCGAGGGCATCGTCTTCGCCTCGGAGACCGACACCGAGGTGCTGGCCCACCTGATCGCCCGGTCCGCCGCCGAGACGCTGGAGAAGAAGGTCAGCGAGGCGCTGCGGTCGGTCGAGGGCACGTACGGCATCGCGGTGCTGCACCAGGACTTCCCCGGCCGGATCGTGGTCGCCCGCAACGGCTCCCCGGTGGTGCTGGGCATCGGCGAGAAGGAGATGTTCGTCGCCTCCGACGTCGCCGCGCTGGTCGCCCACACCCGGCAGGTCGTCACCCTCGGGGACGGCGAGATGGCCACCCTCAAGGCCGACGACTTCCGTACGTACACCACCGAGGGCTCGCAGACCACGGCCACGCCGACCACCGTGGAGTGGGAGGCCGAGTCGTACGACATGGGCGGCCACGACACGTACATGCACAAGGAGATCTTCGAGCAGGCCGAGGCGGTCGACCGGGTGCTGCGGGGGCGGATCGACGACCGCTTCGCGACCGTGCACCTGGGGGGTCTGAACCTGGACGCCCGCGAGGCGCGCGGTGTGCGCCGGATCAAGATCCTGGGCTGCGGCACCAGCTACCACGCCGGCCAGATCGGCGCCGGGCTGATCGAGGAGCTGGCGCGTATCCCCGCCGACGCCGAGCCCGCCTCGGAATTCCGCTACCGCAACCCCGTGGTGGACCCCGACACCCTCTACGTGGCCGTGTCGCAGTCCGGTGAGACCTACGACGTGCTGGCGGCCGTCCAGGAGCTGAAGCGCAAGGGCGCGCGGGTGCTGGGCGTGGTCAATGTCGTGGGGTCCGCGATCGCCCGGGAGGCGGACGGCGGCACCTATGTGCACGCCGGGCCCGAGGTGTGCGTGGTGTCCACCAAGTGCTTCACCAACACCGTGGTCGCCTTCGCGCTGCTGGCGCTGCACCTGGGCCGGGTGCGGGACCTGTCGGTCACCGACGGCAAGCGGATCATCGAGGGGCTGCGCAGGCTGCCGGCCCAGATCGAGGAGATCCTGAAGACCGAGCCGGAGATCAAGCAGCTGGCGAAGTCCTACGCGGACGCCCGCTCGATGCTCTTCATCGGCCGGGTCCGCGGCTACCCGGTGGCCCGCGAGGCGTCGCTGAAGCTCAAGGAGGTCAGCTACATCCACGCCGAGGCCTACCCTGCCTCCGAGCTGAAGCACGGCCCGCTGGCGCTGATCGACCCGTCGATGCCGACCGTCGCGATCGTGCCCGACGACGACCTGCTGGAGAAGAACCGCGCGGCGCTGGAGGAGATCAAGGCCCGCAGCGGCCGGATCCTGGCGGTCGCGCACCAGGAGCAGGAGAAGGCCGACCACACCATCGTGGTGCCGAAGAACGAGGACGAGCTGGACCCGATCCTGATGGGCATCCCGCTCCAGCTCTTCGCCTACCACACGGCTCTGGCGCTGGGCCGGGACATCGACAAGCCGCGCAACCTGGCGAAGTCCGTCACGGTGGAGTAG